In a single window of the Rhodothermales bacterium genome:
- a CDS encoding zinc-dependent peptidase, with amino-acid sequence MRVAHPSSVGFPLALALLLGGGVAAIAVQSAAFGPWGVLLGVVAAVLVLWFGLRGAVRRWRAVRRPLAEARRDWLRRHVPLYARLDDDSARRRFERDVQIALAEARFEGVGGVEVTDDLRLGVAAGVALLLHGRPDWDLRLDRTFLFYPGHFGDDYTGLDPAYDGMVHPQGPVILSAPAVRRSWERPEEGSNVVLHELAHLFDYDDLYADGVPSLLDPGSVEPWTALVRRETALIERGQSMLRRYAATNAAEFFAVTTEVFFERPAALAERHPELFETMTALYGLDPRPPEGAVSTEPEGPTESLMARRWR; translated from the coding sequence ATGCGCGTCGCTCATCCCTCGTCCGTCGGCTTTCCCCTCGCGCTCGCGCTCCTGCTCGGCGGCGGCGTGGCCGCAATCGCCGTGCAGTCGGCGGCGTTCGGGCCGTGGGGCGTGCTGCTCGGGGTCGTCGCGGCCGTGCTCGTGCTGTGGTTCGGGCTGCGCGGGGCCGTGCGCCGGTGGCGGGCCGTCCGCCGTCCGCTCGCCGAGGCGCGGCGCGACTGGCTGCGGCGCCACGTCCCGCTCTACGCCCGGCTCGACGACGACAGTGCGCGCCGCCGCTTCGAGCGCGACGTGCAGATCGCGCTCGCCGAGGCGCGCTTCGAGGGCGTTGGCGGGGTGGAGGTGACGGACGACCTCCGGCTCGGCGTCGCGGCCGGCGTCGCGCTCCTCCTCCACGGCCGGCCGGACTGGGATCTCCGCCTCGACCGGACCTTCCTCTTCTACCCCGGCCACTTCGGCGACGATTACACCGGGCTCGACCCTGCGTACGACGGGATGGTCCACCCGCAGGGGCCGGTGATCCTCTCCGCCCCCGCCGTGCGCCGGAGTTGGGAGCGGCCCGAGGAGGGCTCGAACGTCGTCCTCCACGAGCTCGCCCACCTCTTCGACTACGACGACCTCTATGCCGACGGCGTCCCATCCCTGCTCGACCCCGGCTCGGTGGAGCCGTGGACGGCGCTCGTCCGCCGCGAGACGGCGCTCATCGAGCGAGGCCAATCGATGCTCCGTCGCTACGCGGCGACGAACGCCGCCGAGTTCTTCGCGGTGACGACGGAGGTGTTCTTCGAGCGGCCCGCCGCCCTCGCCGAGCGCCACCCCGAGCTGTTCGAGACGATGACGGCGCTCTACGGCCTCGACCCGCGCCCGCCCGAGGGGGCCGTCTCCACGGAGCCCGAGGGACCGACGGAGTCGCTCATGGCGCGGCGCTGGCGGTGA
- a CDS encoding M1 family metallopeptidase, with product MLARLALLCLLVALAGCARTEPVTTVSVNAIEPPAPTVLATRLALPHDVHSYANPAEARVTDVALALTADFDAKQLHGTATLTVDRAPDAEEVILDTRDLTIEAVTTVDGTPLDFALGTADPFLGQPLRVALPEAGDQVVVRYRTAPDAAAAVQWLSPAQTTGGDYPFLFTQGQAILTRTWVPTQDSPGIRQTYSAEITVPEPLVAVMSAEMLTPEGTPTDDGTGTTYRFRMREPIPPYLIALAIGDLEFEAVGPRTGVWAEPAVVDAAAYEFADMEEMMDAAEGLYGPYRWGRYDVIVLPSSFPFGGMENPRLTFATPTILAGDRSLVSLIAHELAHSWSGNLVTNATWSDFWLNEGFTSYFENRIMEEVYGAEYARMLESLSRRGLADELGELPEADQHLYLDLKGRDPDDGMTAIAYDKGAAFLRTIEMAVGRERFDAFLRQYFDEFAFRPMTTERFLAYLDANLIQGDAELRAQIQPEAWVFGPGLPPNAAPVASEAFARVEAQAEAFTSGTAPDELDTHDWTTHEWLHFLDALPDELSPDQLAALDAAFGLTATGNSEILFAWLRTAIANRYEPAFPALKSFLTRQGRRKFVKPLYEDLMATDWGQTMAQEIYREARPGYHSVSTNSIDPVVGWTGGE from the coding sequence ATGCTCGCTCGCCTCGCCCTCCTCTGCCTGCTCGTCGCCCTCGCCGGCTGCGCCCGCACTGAGCCCGTCACGACGGTCTCCGTCAACGCCATCGAGCCGCCGGCTCCCACGGTCCTCGCCACCCGGCTCGCGCTGCCGCACGACGTCCACTCCTACGCGAATCCCGCGGAGGCCCGCGTCACCGACGTCGCGCTCGCCCTCACGGCGGACTTCGACGCGAAGCAGCTCCACGGCACCGCCACCCTCACCGTCGACCGCGCGCCCGACGCCGAGGAGGTCATCCTCGACACGCGCGACCTCACGATCGAGGCCGTCACGACGGTCGATGGCACCCCGCTGGACTTCGCGCTCGGCACAGCCGACCCCTTTCTCGGCCAGCCCCTGCGCGTGGCGCTCCCCGAGGCCGGCGACCAGGTCGTCGTCCGCTACCGCACGGCGCCCGACGCCGCGGCGGCCGTGCAGTGGCTGAGCCCCGCGCAGACGACGGGCGGCGACTACCCCTTCCTCTTCACGCAGGGCCAGGCCATCCTCACCCGGACGTGGGTGCCGACGCAGGACAGCCCCGGCATCCGCCAGACCTACTCCGCTGAGATCACCGTGCCCGAGCCGCTCGTGGCCGTGATGAGCGCCGAGATGCTCACGCCCGAGGGCACCCCCACCGACGACGGCACCGGCACGACGTACCGCTTCCGCATGCGCGAGCCGATCCCGCCTTACCTCATCGCCCTCGCGATTGGCGACCTCGAGTTCGAGGCCGTCGGGCCGCGCACGGGCGTCTGGGCCGAGCCCGCCGTCGTCGACGCCGCGGCGTACGAGTTCGCCGATATGGAGGAGATGATGGACGCGGCCGAAGGGCTTTACGGGCCGTACCGCTGGGGCCGCTACGACGTCATCGTCCTCCCCTCGTCGTTCCCGTTCGGCGGGATGGAGAACCCCCGCCTCACGTTCGCCACGCCGACGATCCTCGCGGGCGACCGCTCGCTCGTGAGCCTCATCGCGCACGAGCTCGCCCACTCGTGGTCCGGCAACCTCGTCACGAACGCGACGTGGAGCGACTTCTGGCTCAACGAGGGCTTCACGTCGTACTTCGAGAACCGCATCATGGAGGAGGTCTACGGCGCCGAGTACGCCCGGATGCTCGAATCGCTCAGCCGCCGCGGCCTCGCCGACGAGCTCGGCGAACTCCCCGAGGCCGACCAGCACCTCTACCTCGACCTCAAAGGCCGCGACCCCGACGACGGCATGACGGCGATCGCCTACGACAAAGGCGCCGCCTTCCTCCGCACGATCGAAATGGCCGTCGGCCGAGAGCGCTTCGACGCGTTCCTGCGGCAGTACTTCGACGAGTTCGCCTTCCGGCCGATGACGACGGAGCGGTTCCTCGCCTACCTCGACGCGAACCTGATCCAGGGCGACGCCGAGCTGCGGGCGCAGATCCAGCCCGAGGCGTGGGTCTTCGGCCCCGGCCTGCCCCCGAACGCCGCGCCCGTCGCCTCCGAAGCCTTCGCCCGCGTCGAGGCCCAGGCCGAGGCGTTCACGAGCGGCACCGCGCCGGACGAGCTCGACACCCACGACTGGACCACGCACGAGTGGCTCCACTTCCTCGACGCCCTCCCCGACGAACTCAGCCCGGACCAGCTCGCCGCGCTCGACGCCGCGTTCGGGTTGACGGCGACGGGCAACAGCGAGATCCTCTTCGCGTGGCTGCGCACGGCGATCGCGAATCGCTACGAGCCCGCGTTCCCCGCGCTCAAGAGCTTCCTCACCCGGCAAGGCCGGCGGAAGTTCGTCAAGCCGCTCTACGAAGACCTGATGGCGACGGACTGGGGGCAAACGATGGCGCAGGAGATCTACCGCGAAGCCCGCCCCGGCTACCACTCCGTCTCGACCAACTCCATCGACCCCGTCGTCGGCTGGACGGGAGGCGAGTGA
- a CDS encoding nidogen-like domain-containing protein, giving the protein MNQRHSLGGQLFRLPLLLTMLALLASVFLALPAQAQQAPDPNTDPEGYEIWKLSQSRTAETSSLQAPAAPSARDASDDVAAHGGGLLVPYMNDGSWTLFPANDDGSTGFFPLPFTFELYGSTYNNVCLNNNGNVTFDTCFGGFTPSGFPLAGLVMVAPFWGDVDTRNGGEVAYKQTTLDGQTVFVAHWENVSYFAPTNDLRNTFQVVIADGPTLPGGNNVCFSYGNMDWTTGGASGGSGGLGGSPATVGANRGNGVDFFQYGRFNEDGTAYDGPGGNNDGVDFLDNGQVCFDTGGEGSSNIPPVVLSEPDSPIMVAAGDPINFTVQFIPPEVDQTIASVTTSDAGDVECETTFGPAGGVTTVTCSGSIAAGGMYTIDVEATDDGMPQRSTTVEVDIIVEGDEPEATCEDLILSDVAAAGDGNAIAIRNTGLGSIDLDASGCSLAATYQNVYVSFDLFGDLASGEETVYSDFGQIRSVFGGLAILDRDAVMTGTSIPAIQPNIIASLVYLGNDVIYGFFHRNEAIFQAQCDDFSPMRYHPFAQSQCAALARGDGDGPVAITHADLTEAMFTAERGATAVEGAALPTAFGLSAAYPNPMTERGSLTVDVPEAASVRVVVYDVLGRAVATLLDEAVEAGRYEVSLDAASLAPGTYLVRLAADSAVATQRVTVVR; this is encoded by the coding sequence ATGAACCAACGTCACAGTCTAGGTGGGCAGCTCTTTCGGCTCCCCCTGCTCCTCACCATGCTCGCGCTCCTCGCGAGCGTGTTCCTCGCGCTCCCAGCGCAGGCCCAGCAGGCGCCCGATCCGAATACGGATCCGGAGGGCTACGAGATCTGGAAGCTGAGCCAGTCTCGGACCGCCGAGACCTCCAGCCTGCAGGCCCCCGCCGCACCGTCCGCTCGTGACGCATCGGACGATGTGGCCGCGCATGGCGGCGGCCTCCTCGTTCCGTACATGAACGATGGGTCCTGGACCCTCTTCCCGGCCAACGACGACGGCTCGACCGGGTTCTTCCCCCTCCCGTTCACCTTCGAACTCTACGGGAGCACCTACAACAACGTCTGTCTCAACAACAACGGCAACGTCACGTTCGACACTTGCTTCGGCGGGTTCACCCCGTCCGGGTTCCCGCTCGCCGGGCTCGTCATGGTCGCTCCATTCTGGGGTGATGTGGATACGAGGAACGGCGGGGAAGTCGCTTATAAGCAGACGACGCTCGATGGGCAAACCGTCTTCGTAGCCCACTGGGAGAACGTGTCGTACTTCGCTCCCACCAACGACCTGCGCAACACCTTCCAGGTCGTCATCGCCGACGGCCCGACGCTCCCCGGTGGCAACAACGTCTGCTTCAGCTACGGCAACATGGACTGGACCACCGGCGGCGCATCGGGCGGTTCCGGTGGCTTGGGCGGTAGCCCCGCTACCGTCGGCGCGAACCGTGGAAACGGCGTTGACTTCTTCCAGTACGGCCGCTTCAACGAGGACGGTACGGCGTACGACGGCCCCGGCGGTAACAACGACGGCGTCGACTTCCTCGACAACGGCCAGGTCTGCTTCGACACGGGGGGCGAAGGGTCCAGCAACATCCCGCCGGTCGTCCTCTCCGAGCCCGACTCGCCCATCATGGTAGCTGCGGGCGACCCGATCAACTTCACGGTCCAGTTCATCCCGCCGGAAGTCGATCAGACCATCGCTTCGGTTACGACCTCGGATGCGGGCGATGTCGAATGCGAAACGACGTTCGGCCCGGCCGGCGGCGTGACCACCGTCACCTGCTCCGGCTCCATCGCCGCGGGGGGTATGTACACCATCGACGTGGAAGCCACTGACGATGGAATGCCCCAACGGTCGACGACCGTGGAGGTCGATATCATCGTGGAAGGTGACGAGCCCGAAGCCACGTGCGAGGATCTCATCCTCTCGGACGTCGCTGCTGCCGGCGACGGCAACGCCATCGCCATCCGCAACACCGGCCTCGGCTCCATCGACCTCGACGCCTCCGGGTGCTCGCTCGCCGCAACCTACCAGAACGTCTACGTCTCCTTCGATCTCTTTGGAGACCTAGCCTCGGGCGAGGAGACCGTCTACTCGGACTTTGGGCAGATCCGCAGCGTCTTCGGCGGCCTCGCCATCCTCGACCGCGACGCGGTCATGACGGGAACGTCGATTCCGGCCATCCAGCCCAACATCATCGCCTCGCTCGTCTACCTCGGGAACGATGTCATCTACGGGTTCTTCCACCGCAACGAGGCGATCTTCCAAGCGCAGTGCGATGACTTCTCCCCGATGCGATACCACCCCTTCGCCCAGAGCCAGTGCGCCGCGCTTGCCCGCGGCGACGGCGACGGCCCCGTGGCGATCACCCACGCTGACCTCACGGAGGCCATGTTCACGGCCGAGCGCGGCGCGACGGCGGTGGAGGGCGCGGCACTCCCGACGGCGTTCGGCCTCTCGGCGGCGTACCCCAACCCGATGACGGAGCGCGGCTCGCTCACCGTCGACGTGCCCGAAGCCGCTTCGGTCCGTGTCGTCGTCTACGACGTGCTCGGCCGCGCCGTGGCGACGCTTCTCGACGAGGCCGTCGAGGCGGGGCGCTACGAGGTGTCGCTCGACGCGGCGTCGCTGGCGCCGGGGACGTACCTCGTCCGGCTCGCGGCGGACTCGGCCGTGGCGACGCAGCGCGTGACCGTCGTCCGCTAA
- a CDS encoding alpha/beta fold hydrolase: MPLLASAYSAPLGFSNPHLQTVFAGRLRRVDGPGYERERIATPDGDFLDLDWTRVGADRLVVISHGLEGSADRAYVRGMARALNRHGWDALAWNLRGCSGEPNRQLRLYHSGATDDLDAVMQHALQRYDEVALVGFSLGGNLTLKYLGEQGEAAPVARAVAFSVPVDLAASSVALGRWANGLYMRYFLRSLSGKVRAKAEQFPDAVSTDGLGGIRDFRGFDDRYTAPLHGFDDAADYWHRSSSQHFLDAIRVPTLLVNAADDPFLAPSCYPTEAARQSEHLTLEVPTHGGHVGFVRFGADGEYWSEQRAAEFLDAA; the protein is encoded by the coding sequence ATGCCCCTGCTCGCCTCCGCATACTCGGCGCCCCTCGGTTTCTCCAACCCGCACCTTCAGACCGTCTTCGCCGGCCGCCTCCGCCGCGTCGACGGGCCGGGCTACGAGCGCGAGCGGATCGCCACGCCCGACGGTGACTTCCTCGACCTCGACTGGACGCGCGTCGGGGCGGACCGCCTCGTCGTGATCTCGCACGGGCTCGAGGGCAGTGCTGACCGGGCCTACGTCCGGGGCATGGCGCGGGCGCTGAACCGCCACGGGTGGGACGCGCTCGCGTGGAACCTCCGCGGGTGCAGCGGCGAGCCGAACCGCCAGCTCCGCCTCTACCACAGCGGGGCCACCGACGACCTCGACGCCGTCATGCAGCACGCGCTTCAGCGCTACGACGAGGTCGCGCTCGTCGGCTTCTCGCTCGGCGGCAACCTCACGCTGAAGTACCTCGGCGAGCAGGGCGAGGCCGCGCCCGTCGCCCGCGCCGTCGCGTTCTCCGTGCCCGTCGATCTCGCGGCCTCGTCGGTGGCGCTGGGGCGGTGGGCGAACGGGCTCTACATGCGCTACTTCCTCCGCAGCCTGAGCGGGAAGGTCCGCGCGAAGGCCGAGCAGTTCCCCGACGCGGTCAGCACCGACGGGCTCGGCGGCATCCGCGACTTCCGCGGCTTCGACGACCGCTACACCGCGCCGCTGCACGGTTTCGACGACGCGGCCGACTACTGGCACCGGAGTTCGAGCCAGCACTTCCTCGACGCCATCCGCGTCCCGACGCTCCTCGTCAACGCCGCCGACGATCCGTTCCTCGCGCCGTCGTGCTACCCCACGGAGGCGGCCCGGCAGAGCGAGCACCTTACGCTGGAGGTGCCCACGCACGGCGGCCACGTCGGCTTCGTGCGCTTCGGCGCGGACGGAGAATACTGGTCCGAGCAGCGCGCCGCCGAGTTCCTCGACGCGGCGTGA
- a CDS encoding T9SS type A sorting domain-containing protein: MSRLLALLVLFAAAPALGQPALLQTLTDPNPTPGSQFGSAVALSGDYIVVGEPGEAGAIGRAFVFVREAGADTWTLDEQLVPSSLETGGEFDPAFGAATDFDGTEVLIGAPYESEGEINSGAAYVFRRDDAMGDWLDVAKLKAPTPALEEQFGAAVAISDATAAVGAFANDAAGDEAGAVFLYTRDASGAWSFAQQLTAADAGPGERFGFSVALRGDVLVVGLFNEIVPDSPGAAYVFERDGDGTWQQVQKLSPDAVEPNDRFGFDVATDGTAIFVGAPLSTPNEQGAAYVFERTGAGATPWVQAFRLISVAPQDNAQFGTSVSVEGDRAAVGAPLDGTDVAAGAVYTFDRENGVWAPENRLSVAGLEETALFGNDVALRDGLTVVGSPDADGDAEDTGAAFVFALTTTAAEDDTAPDAFGLGVPFPNPVRSIATIPYTLDDAGDVALTAFDVLGREVAVLDAGRRPAGSGSVTWATRGLPAGVYFVRLTDGERTATRKVLVIR; encoded by the coding sequence ATGTCCCGCCTCCTCGCGCTCCTCGTCCTGTTCGCCGCCGCGCCCGCGCTCGGCCAGCCCGCCCTCCTCCAGACGCTGACCGACCCGAACCCCACGCCCGGCAGCCAGTTCGGCAGCGCCGTCGCGCTCAGCGGCGACTACATCGTCGTCGGCGAGCCCGGCGAGGCCGGGGCGATTGGGCGGGCGTTCGTCTTCGTCCGCGAGGCCGGCGCGGACACGTGGACGCTCGACGAGCAGCTCGTCCCGAGCAGCCTCGAAACGGGCGGCGAGTTCGACCCCGCCTTCGGTGCCGCCACCGACTTCGATGGGACCGAGGTCCTCATCGGGGCGCCGTATGAGAGCGAGGGGGAGATCAACAGCGGCGCGGCCTACGTCTTCCGCCGGGACGATGCGATGGGCGACTGGCTCGACGTCGCCAAGCTGAAGGCGCCGACGCCGGCGCTCGAAGAGCAGTTCGGCGCAGCCGTCGCGATCAGCGACGCCACCGCCGCCGTCGGAGCCTTCGCAAACGACGCCGCTGGGGACGAGGCGGGGGCCGTCTTCCTCTACACGCGCGACGCCTCCGGCGCGTGGAGCTTCGCCCAGCAGCTCACCGCCGCCGACGCCGGCCCCGGCGAGCGCTTCGGCTTCTCCGTTGCGCTCCGCGGCGACGTGCTCGTCGTCGGCCTCTTCAACGAGATCGTGCCCGACAGCCCCGGCGCGGCGTACGTCTTCGAGCGCGACGGGGACGGCACGTGGCAGCAAGTCCAGAAGCTCTCGCCCGACGCCGTCGAGCCCAACGACCGCTTCGGCTTCGACGTCGCCACGGACGGGACGGCGATCTTCGTCGGCGCCCCGCTCTCGACGCCCAACGAGCAGGGCGCAGCGTACGTCTTCGAGCGCACGGGGGCAGGCGCGACCCCGTGGGTGCAGGCCTTCCGGCTCATCTCCGTCGCCCCGCAGGACAACGCGCAGTTCGGCACGTCGGTCAGCGTGGAGGGCGACCGCGCGGCGGTGGGCGCCCCGCTCGACGGCACGGACGTGGCGGCCGGGGCCGTCTACACGTTCGACCGTGAGAACGGCGTCTGGGCCCCGGAGAACCGGCTGAGCGTCGCCGGGCTGGAGGAGACCGCGCTCTTCGGCAACGACGTCGCCCTCCGCGACGGCCTCACCGTCGTCGGCAGCCCCGACGCCGACGGCGACGCCGAGGACACCGGCGCCGCCTTCGTCTTCGCCCTCACGACGACGGCGGCCGAGGACGACACCGCGCCCGACGCGTTCGGCCTCGGCGTGCCGTTCCCGAACCCTGTCCGCTCGATCGCCACGATTCCGTACACGCTTGACGACGCCGGGGACGTGGCCCTCACGGCGTTCGATGTGCTCGGGCGCGAGGTCGCCGTGCTGGACGCGGGCCGCCGGCCGGCCGGCTCCGGCTCCGTCACGTGGGCCACGCGCGGCCTGCCCGCCGGGGTCTACTTCGTTCGCCTCACCGACGGCGAGCGCACGGCCACGCGTAAGGTGCTCGTCATCCGATAA